A region of the Myxococcus stipitatus DSM 14675 genome:
CAGGGCCTTCACGTCCAGCGGTTCCAGCGACCGGGGGAAGAACTCCACATGAAAGACATAGGGCTCGGAGATGGCCTCTTCGCCCGACATCCGGACGGCCACGAGCTCCCCGGGGGTAAACCCCTCGGCCTGGAGTTCCAGCAGCGTGTGCGGACGTCGAGGCATGCCCCCCACCTCCCTGGTTGCCCCACGAGGTGTTGGGAGCATTCAAAAGGCCAGACGGAGCTTACATCATACCTAGACACCGGAAGAGGAGAGGCTCTCCCGGTCGCGAGCCGTGTAGGGAATGTCCTGTCCCAAACCCTACATCAGAGGGACCTTGTGCGGGCCCCACGGCCGTGGCCGGGCCTCCAGCGCTCGCACTGGAGGCGGCAAACACAAACGTCCTCCGCTCACTGGCCGGTGCGCAGGAACTCGATGGCCCGGAGCAGCTCCGGGTCCCTCCCGGTGGCGAGATCCGAGGCCGTGGGCGAGACCTCGATGTCCGGGACGATGCCCACCCCGTGGAACCGTGTGCGGTCCGGGTAGAGCACCTCCATGCCCGTGAACCACACGTTCATGGACCCGGGCAGGAGCATCTTCGTGACGCTCCCGTTCGTCCCCGCGCTTCGGCGACCCACCACCGTCACCCTCCGGGTTCCGGTCAGCATCATCGAGAGGTTCTCCGCCGAGGAGACCGAACGCGGGCTCACCAGGAGGACGATGGGCCCTGCATAAGAGGGACCCGAGAGCGGATCGAGCGGGAACTCCTCCTCATGGACTCCACGCTCATCCGCCCCCCTCCAGACCGGGAACCGGAAGAGCGGCGCGGAGAACGACTCCTGGATGAGGCGCATGGCCACCTCGTAGGTGTTGATGCCCGGGCCGGCCCGCACGTCCACCACCAGCCCCCTGGCGCCTTGCGCGGCGGTGAGCGCCGCACGGAACGCCGCGGGGGTCTTGAGCAGATAGCTGGACAGGTTGATGAAGTGCAGCTCCGGCGCCCCCAGGTCCTCCAGGCTGCCCGCGCCCCTGAGCGACGGAGGTCCCAGCAGCATCTGAGGCTGGGGCTGGACCTGCACGAAGCGCGTGACGCCCTCCACGTCGCGCAGCCCGAAGGTCGTCGGGCCATTCATCCTCAGCAGCCGCCTGATGGCGACGTCGTACTTGAAGCCTGGCGTCGCGGCGGACGAGAGTGCCTTCTCCCGGGCCAACCACTCGGACATCGGCCATCCATCGACGCTCGTCACCGTGTCCCCTGGATGGACCTCCGCCATCGCCGAGCGGCGGATGACCGGCTCTTCCGCCACCTCCTCCAACAAGGCAGCGAAGTAGCCCGCGGGTGGCGGCGTCCCGGGCGCGAAGGCAAAGCCGTGCCCATCATGGAGGACCTCCGTGAAGCGCAGGAGCAGCCGGAGCGTCTGCTCGCGCTCGGTGACCGGCACCGCGTCCACCGACGCCAACGTCTCCAACAACCGCCCATCGATGCCATCCCCCACCGTGGCGAAGTAGGGGAAGAACAACCGCGTGGCACCGTGGACGATGACCAGGCCCGCGCGAGCAATCCCCGAGGAGGCCTCACTCGGCGGCATGACCTCGAGAGGGTTTCTCGTGAGAGGGGCGTTGCGCACGACGGGCGCCGTCCGGTCCACCGGCGCGGGCATGCCGAGGCCAGCGACCGACTGAAGCGCTCGCGCGGAGGGAATCGCTTCGGAGTGGCCCGCGACAGGTCCGAAGTGCGTGAGCGGCAGGTCGGCCGGAATCACGTCCGGGACCGCGCCCCACGCATCCTCCAGCCTCGAGGTGCGCACGAGCACCCCCTTCGACTTCACGGGCATCCACCTCGACTCCGCGACCTCCGCATGGACGGAAGCCCCCACGAGCCACGCGCGCCGCGCCATCCGCAGGTCCACGGCGAAACGGGCGGCGGCGGGGGCCAGCCTGGGACCAGTGAGCAGCGCGACGGGAAGCTCCGCCTGTCCCGTCGCGACGAGCGGCTCACGGGCGCGCAGGTCCACGAAGTTGATGTAGTTGCTGTACTCGTCAATGGGCGCCGTTTCGTCCGTCAGCCCCGTGTGATGTCGGACGCGCTCGGAGAGCCTCGTGATGGGCGCGTTGCTCACCGCTCCGATGGCTCGGGCCAGCGCCTCCTCGAGACCAGGAGCCTCCGGCAGCTCTCGCAAGTCGATGACCGCCGCGCGGACATGCCCTGGTAGTTGGAGGGCGCCCGTGCCCGGACGGATGAAGGCGATACCTCCCACCGTGAGGACGCGCGCGGCGCGCAGCTCCTGCGGCGACACATCCAGGGCACAGACTCCGTCCAGCGTGTCGGCGTAGTGACGCGTGGCGACGTCCCAGTCCACCGAGCGCCCCTCCAGCGCGCTGGCCAGGACCAGGTCCGCGGCGGTGGTGCCGGGCCCCGTGCCGAAGAAGCGCGCCTGCGCATGCGCGGCGGACAACGCCACGGGAGTCGGCAGCGTGGACGCAGGACCCGCGCGTCCGAAGTCGCACCAGGTCTCGGTCGAGGGCTGTGCCCAGGCACTTGCGGCTGTCAGCGTGAACAGCGCGGCGGTGAGTCGAAACGGCCTCTGGCCGCGACGCGCCCAGGAGGCGCCGTGAAGAACGAGGCGACGGATGCTCGACATCGGTGGATGCTCCCAGGCCCGGCCGGAATGGCACATCAGGCCCCGAAGCAAACGAAAACCCCGGTCTTCAATATCGCCACACTTCTACAGCTGTTACCCCTGCAACAAGTATTCCCCATCCAAAGCCTGCCCAGGTCCCCTCCATCCTTCAGGGCAGAGGGGTTGATGTGTCCCGCTGTCATCCCAACCCTTCGACGCTCACGGTCGTGGTCGGCGAGGAGACGGGCATGAAGATGCGTCTGGCTTGCAAGGTCTTGCTGTTCGGGGGCGTCCTCGCGTGTGGTTCGGGACAGCCCGACACCCTCGAGGGCAGCGCCTCACAGGCGCAGCCGGAGACCCGCGCCCCACCCGAACCCATCGCGCTCTCCGAGGACATCTTCTACGCCACCTGCCCCAGGGCCTCGCAGGCACAGGGGGCCACGCTCTACGTCTCGAAGACCGGTCCTCGGAATCCGTCCAAGCCGCCAGGCTCCAACGAGAATCCCTACAGCACCATCATGGCCGCCGTGAGGGCCGCGCGCCCCGGCAACGTCATCCTGGTTCGTGGTGGCGACTACAACGAGCAGGTCGCCCTCACCGCGCCCAAGGGCGCTCGCCCCGGCACCGCCACCGCGCCCATCGTCCTTCGTGGCGAGATGGCCGGACGCCCTCGCATCCTTCCTTCCTCCACCAACGTCGGCGCCCTGCTGGACGTGAAGCTCCCTTACTGGGTCATCGAGTACTTCGAAATCGCCGTCCAGGGCCGGCCGTCCTACGCCGCCCTCTTCGAGGACAACACCCAGTGCTCCCAGCTCCACGACTCCCTCCTCCACGGAGGTCGAGCGGGCGCGGGCATCACCGCGAGCTACGCGAACTTCGTCATGCTCGCGCACAATCACATCTCCGACTTCTCCAAGACGAACACGGACTCGCACGGCGTCGCCATCCGGGGCGTGACCCGGGACATCTTCATCCTGGACAATGACATCCATGACGTCTCGGGCGACGGGGTGCAATGCCAGCCCAATGGAGGCCGTCCCTCCACCATCCTCATCGAGCGCAACCGGCTCCACGCCACGGGCGAGAACGGCGTCGACGTCAAGGCCTGCGACGACCTCCTCATCTACAAGAACCTCATCTACAGCTTCCCCAACATCAGCCGCTTCCCCTGGCAGGCCAACACCTCCGCCGCGGAGGCCGTGCTCGTTCACGAAGACGCCACGAACATCCAGATTCTCGGCAACGACATCTCCCTGGCCGGCCGAGGCGTCGCCATCGGCGGCAACAACGCCATCGACCTCCCCACCAACGTGCAGGTCCAGGACAACTTCATCCACGACAT
Encoded here:
- a CDS encoding S41 family peptidase; the encoded protein is MALSAAHAQARFFGTGPGTTAADLVLASALEGRSVDWDVATRHYADTLDGVCALDVSPQELRAARVLTVGGIAFIRPGTGALQLPGHVRAAVIDLRELPEAPGLEEALARAIGAVSNAPITRLSERVRHHTGLTDETAPIDEYSNYINFVDLRAREPLVATGQAELPVALLTGPRLAPAAARFAVDLRMARRAWLVGASVHAEVAESRWMPVKSKGVLVRTSRLEDAWGAVPDVIPADLPLTHFGPVAGHSEAIPSARALQSVAGLGMPAPVDRTAPVVRNAPLTRNPLEVMPPSEASSGIARAGLVIVHGATRLFFPYFATVGDGIDGRLLETLASVDAVPVTEREQTLRLLLRFTEVLHDGHGFAFAPGTPPPAGYFAALLEEVAEEPVIRRSAMAEVHPGDTVTSVDGWPMSEWLAREKALSSAATPGFKYDVAIRRLLRMNGPTTFGLRDVEGVTRFVQVQPQPQMLLGPPSLRGAGSLEDLGAPELHFINLSSYLLKTPAAFRAALTAAQGARGLVVDVRAGPGINTYEVAMRLIQESFSAPLFRFPVWRGADERGVHEEEFPLDPLSGPSYAGPIVLLVSPRSVSSAENLSMMLTGTRRVTVVGRRSAGTNGSVTKMLLPGSMNVWFTGMEVLYPDRTRFHGVGIVPDIEVSPTASDLATGRDPELLRAIEFLRTGQ
- a CDS encoding right-handed parallel beta-helix repeat-containing protein, with the protein product MKMRLACKVLLFGGVLACGSGQPDTLEGSASQAQPETRAPPEPIALSEDIFYATCPRASQAQGATLYVSKTGPRNPSKPPGSNENPYSTIMAAVRAARPGNVILVRGGDYNEQVALTAPKGARPGTATAPIVLRGEMAGRPRILPSSTNVGALLDVKLPYWVIEYFEIAVQGRPSYAALFEDNTQCSQLHDSLLHGGRAGAGITASYANFVMLAHNHISDFSKTNTDSHGVAIRGVTRDIFILDNDIHDVSGDGVQCQPNGGRPSTILIERNRLHATGENGVDVKACDDLLIYKNLIYSFPNISRFPWQANTSAAEAVLVHEDATNIQILGNDISLAGRGVAIGGNNAIDLPTNVQVQDNFIHDIYNYAHRGNGQGVRVVTGRGIYIVGNTLERTADAGLRLAADEPNSVMGLIVYENTLRNMRLFVRLGRRENRPGMGMDSNRYEGPIGVFTISGGLREGTHAQWVAALAPEFLDQHSLRLLSPTPLAEQPPPAAP